Proteins encoded within one genomic window of Bradyrhizobium sp. CB1717:
- a CDS encoding isocitrate/isopropylmalate family dehydrogenase, protein MQIVVLPGDGIGPEITTATSGVLRAASERFQLNLRLEEHAVGHASLKLSGTTVRPELLDIVRAADGVILGPTATFDFKDEAHGEINPSRYFRKNLDLYANVRPARTYAGRPGRISDFDLVVVRENTEGFYADRNMEQGNGEMLVTPDVVISLRRITRLCCERIAHAACRLAMKRRRHLTIVHKANVLKIGDGMFLDICRAAAQGYPGLAVDDILVDAMMAHVVRSPDRFDVIVSTNMFGDILSDLTAELSGSLGLGGSLNVGDRYAMAQAAHGSAPDIAGQDVANPVSLILSTALLLAWHGEKTSAVRYEEAARAIESAVAKALREGRATRDVGGKLGTIAAGAAIAEILQAE, encoded by the coding sequence ATGCAAATCGTCGTTCTGCCCGGTGACGGCATTGGTCCGGAGATCACGACCGCGACATCGGGCGTGTTGCGCGCGGCCTCCGAACGCTTCCAGCTCAATCTCCGCCTCGAGGAGCATGCGGTCGGGCATGCGAGCCTCAAGCTATCGGGCACGACGGTGCGCCCCGAGCTGCTCGACATCGTCCGCGCCGCAGACGGTGTCATTTTGGGGCCGACCGCGACGTTCGACTTCAAGGACGAGGCGCATGGCGAGATCAATCCGTCCAGGTATTTTCGCAAGAACCTCGATCTCTATGCCAATGTCCGGCCCGCGCGCACCTATGCCGGGCGGCCCGGCCGCATCAGTGATTTCGACCTCGTCGTCGTGCGCGAGAACACCGAGGGGTTTTATGCCGACCGCAACATGGAGCAGGGCAATGGCGAGATGCTGGTCACGCCGGACGTCGTGATCTCGCTGCGCCGGATCACGCGTCTGTGCTGCGAGCGCATCGCGCACGCCGCCTGCCGCCTCGCGATGAAGCGGCGCAGGCATCTCACCATCGTGCACAAGGCCAATGTGCTCAAGATCGGCGACGGCATGTTCCTCGACATCTGCCGCGCGGCGGCGCAGGGCTATCCCGGCCTTGCGGTCGACGACATCCTGGTCGACGCCATGATGGCGCATGTGGTGCGGAGCCCCGACCGCTTCGACGTGATCGTCTCGACCAACATGTTCGGCGACATCCTGTCCGATCTCACGGCGGAGCTGTCAGGCAGTCTCGGGCTCGGCGGCTCGCTCAATGTCGGCGACCGCTACGCCATGGCGCAGGCCGCGCACGGCTCGGCGCCCGACATCGCGGGCCAGGACGTCGCCAACCCGGTCTCGCTGATCCTGTCGACGGCGCTGCTGCTGGCCTGGCACGGCGAGAAGACGAGCGCCGTGCGCTACGAAGAAGCCGCGCGAGCGATCGAATCGGCGGTGGCGAAGGCGCTTCGCGAGGGCAGGGCGACGCGCGACGTCGGCGGCAAGCTCGGCACCATCGCGGCGGGGGCAGCGATCGCGGAGATCCTGCAGGCGGAGTGA